Proteins from a single region of Streptomyces sp. TN58:
- a CDS encoding FecCD family ABC transporter permease has product MTLPHDAEPPKPAMTGGVSRRSSQAAELLTGAAEPLAGAGGVSGRSPQGAERTTATPSDPESRSAPEETPRRAPGPTEAPAPGEAPGTGPAPGARSRKALWLALALLTTLLLLALLSAGTGAYRIPTADVLASAQHRLGLGGTPLDRVGESVLWNVRLPRVVLALLVGASLGCAGALMQGVFGNPLAEPGVIGISAGAAAGAVAAIGLGLTFLGNWTITVCAFAAGLITVSAVYLLSRNGGKTEVVTLILTGIAVNAFAGALIGLFVFFADSGQVNQITFWQLGSLAQATWPKVLAVLPCAVAGLLVAPFYARRLDLLSLGERPARHLGVDVERLRLALILVVALLTAAAVAVAGVITFVGLLVPHLLRMANGPGHRFLVPGSALAGAVVLVAGDLAARTVAQPAELPLGVLTALIGSPFFFWLLRRTRRKQGGWA; this is encoded by the coding sequence ATGACCCTCCCCCACGACGCCGAACCCCCCAAGCCCGCCATGACCGGGGGCGTGTCGAGACGCTCCTCCCAGGCGGCCGAACTACTCACCGGGGCCGCGGAACCACTCGCCGGGGCCGGCGGTGTGTCGGGGCGCTCCCCGCAGGGCGCCGAACGCACCACCGCCACACCGTCCGACCCCGAGAGCCGTTCGGCGCCCGAGGAGACGCCCCGACGCGCCCCCGGCCCCACCGAAGCCCCCGCCCCCGGCGAAGCCCCCGGCACGGGACCGGCCCCCGGCGCCAGGAGCCGCAAAGCCCTGTGGCTCGCCCTCGCCCTCCTCACCACCCTGCTCCTCCTCGCCCTGCTCTCCGCCGGCACCGGCGCCTACCGCATCCCCACCGCCGACGTACTCGCCTCCGCCCAGCACCGCCTGGGCCTCGGCGGGACACCGCTCGACCGCGTCGGCGAGAGCGTGTTGTGGAACGTACGGCTCCCCCGCGTCGTCCTCGCACTGCTCGTCGGCGCGAGCCTCGGCTGCGCGGGCGCGCTCATGCAGGGCGTCTTCGGCAACCCCCTCGCCGAGCCCGGCGTCATCGGGATCTCGGCGGGCGCCGCCGCCGGCGCTGTCGCCGCCATCGGCCTCGGCCTCACCTTCCTCGGCAACTGGACCATCACCGTCTGCGCGTTCGCCGCCGGGCTGATCACCGTCAGCGCGGTCTACCTCCTCTCCCGCAACGGCGGGAAGACGGAGGTCGTCACGCTCATCCTCACCGGCATCGCCGTCAACGCCTTCGCCGGCGCCCTCATCGGCCTGTTCGTGTTCTTCGCGGACAGCGGCCAGGTCAACCAGATCACCTTCTGGCAGCTGGGCTCCCTCGCCCAGGCCACCTGGCCCAAGGTGCTCGCGGTCCTCCCCTGCGCCGTGGCCGGCCTGCTCGTCGCCCCCTTCTACGCCCGCCGGCTCGACCTCCTCTCCCTCGGCGAGCGGCCCGCCCGCCACCTCGGCGTAGACGTCGAACGCCTGCGCCTCGCCCTGATCCTGGTCGTCGCGCTGCTGACGGCGGCGGCCGTGGCCGTCGCCGGTGTCATCACCTTCGTCGGCCTGCTCGTCCCGCACCTGCTGCGCATGGCCAACGGCCCCGGCCACCGCTTCCTGGTCCCCGGCAGCGCGCTGGCCGGCGCAGTCGTCCTGGTCGCCGGCGACCTCGCCGCCCGGACCGTCGCCCAACCCGCCGAGCTGCCCCTCGGCGTGCTGACCGCCCTGATCGGCAGCCCGTTCTTCTTCTGGCTGCTGCGCCGTACCCGCCGTAAGCAAGGAGGCTGGGCGTGA
- a CDS encoding heme/hemin ABC transporter substrate-binding protein, which yields MPTPAASHRFPRLAVAVAALAFALTACGGTATPAAPPAHAAAPDRVEPLATTPQPALPVTTASADGTQVTVTSTDRVIPLTGGLNEIVHTLGLGRQVVARDITATFEQAAGLPVVTRGHDVSAESVLSLRPTLVLAETTTGPAEALQQIRDAGVPVLVVAPAKELADVPKRIDTVAAALGVKDAGTQLNQRTTERIAAARKNVPAAGEHPRVAFLYLRGTASVYLLGGSDSGAASLLEAAGAVDTGKESGLGKDFTPITSEALAAAAPDAILVMTKGLESVGGIDGLVKIPGVAQTPAGMDRRVVTIDDGVLLNYGPRTDQVLSSLITQLYAGT from the coding sequence GGCATTCGCGCTGACGGCCTGCGGAGGTACGGCCACCCCTGCGGCCCCACCGGCCCACGCCGCCGCCCCCGACCGGGTGGAGCCACTGGCCACGACGCCGCAACCCGCCCTGCCGGTCACCACGGCCTCGGCCGACGGCACGCAGGTCACCGTCACCTCCACCGACCGGGTCATCCCGCTGACCGGCGGCCTCAACGAAATCGTCCACACCCTGGGACTCGGCAGGCAGGTGGTCGCCCGGGACATCACCGCCACCTTCGAACAGGCCGCCGGGCTACCGGTGGTGACACGCGGCCACGACGTCTCCGCCGAGAGCGTGCTCTCGCTGCGCCCGACGCTCGTCCTGGCGGAGACCACGACGGGCCCCGCCGAAGCGCTCCAGCAGATCCGCGACGCGGGCGTCCCGGTCCTCGTCGTCGCTCCCGCCAAGGAACTCGCCGACGTACCGAAGCGGATCGACACCGTGGCCGCCGCCCTCGGCGTCAAGGACGCCGGCACCCAGCTGAACCAGCGCACCACCGAGCGGATCGCCGCCGCCCGCAAGAACGTTCCGGCAGCGGGCGAGCACCCCCGGGTGGCCTTCCTCTACCTCCGCGGCACCGCCTCCGTCTACCTGCTGGGCGGCTCGGACTCCGGAGCGGCCTCACTCCTCGAAGCGGCGGGCGCGGTCGACACCGGCAAGGAGTCGGGCCTCGGCAAGGACTTCACCCCGATCACCAGCGAGGCCCTGGCGGCAGCAGCCCCCGACGCGATCCTGGTCATGACCAAGGGCCTCGAATCGGTCGGCGGCATCGACGGCCTGGTGAAGATCCCGGGCGTCGCCCAGACCCCGGCCGGCATGGACCGCCGCGTGGTCACCATCGACGACGGCGTACTCCTCAACTACGGCCCCCGCACTGACCAGGTGCTCTCCTCCCTGATCACCCAGCTCTACGCCGGAACCTGA